A single genomic interval of Saccharothrix saharensis harbors:
- a CDS encoding non-ribosomal peptide synthetase, which translates to MSKKSAVEDVLPLSSLQEGFLFHALYDRDGLDVYTVQMATELTGPVDVPALRAAADALLRRHANLRVGFRHKGLDRPVQVVRREVRAPWREVDLTGGADPEAGYAELVDEERARRFDMARAPLLRFVLVVLPGGVHRLLLTMHHILMDGWSTPVFLDELFTLYEHAGDDSSMPRVTPYRDYLGWLKRQDVDGALAAYDDVLAGLDGPTLVGSAATNAPVVPDGVLVELDDELTDALTRTTRARGWTMNTLAQGAWGVVLGRYLGRRDVVFGGTVSGRPAELPGVETMLGLFINTLPVRVTWTAGQSLGELLTAVQDRQAGLIAHQHVGLADVQRRTGHGELFDTTMVFENYPVDVDTAPVLGGGVRITDFQARDATHYPISLVGLPGERLAFRLDHRPDVLGRATVARMGEWLRLVLRAIAADPDRPVDAVDLLDAADRDRILVDWNATDHAVEPLHLTALLDRQAAATPDATAVVHGSDVRTYAGLHADANRLARLLVEHGAGPESLVAVALPRGARLVTTLLAVLKTGAGYLPLDPDQPTERLADMLGETRPVRLVTDAALAPRLAALDVPALIVDELDCASRSAEPLSDADRRSPLRLEHAAYVIYTSGSTGRPKGTLVEHRAAVNYLQWSVDAYPSVRSGVFLHSPVTFDLTVTGLYAPLISGGAVHLGDLADDGIDPASPTAAGFAFLKGTPSHLSVLDVLPDTYSPTAELVLGGEPLPGAQLDVWRKRHPGARVVNEYGPTETTVGCTSLVVEPDDEIPAEVLSLGRPLWNTQAYVLDDALRPVPPGVVGELYIAGGNLARGYVARPGLTSGRFVANPYGPAGSRMYRTGDLARWGEHGDLLFAGRADDQVKIRGYRVELGEIESVLSRHPAVGPVGVVVREDQPGDQRLVAYVVPAEGRDFDPTALHAHVTAAVPDYMVPSAFVRLDALPLTTNGKLDRRALPAPDVVGGTAATGRAPRNFTEEVLVGVFATVLNLPSVGVEDSFFDLGGHSLLATRLVSRVRSVLDVELSIRSVFEAPTPAALAALAERARGTRQDVEVLPRPDVLPLSHAQRRLWFLDRLEEAAGMYNVPLPLRLTGRLDRDALVAAFGDVVARHESLRTTFPEVDGEPRQHVLTAPSLPVVHVEVDEDDLPDAVAAALGHRFDLAADLPCRVWLFELAPDEHVVLFLVHHIAGDGWSLTPMLRDLGTAYRARLAGEAPDLPPLPLQYADYTLWQRRVLGSDEEEGSALAAQVEFWRSRLAGLPEVLELPADRPRPAVASYRGGRVPFRLDADTHTRLVALARQTRTTVFMVLQAAVAALLTRLGAGTDIPLGTAVAGRSDEALDDLVGFFVNTLVLRTDTSGDPTFKELLERVRQTDLAALAHQDVPFERLVEVLNPRRSLARHPLFQVMLVLQNTPEADLDLPDLAIDLEEVPGGAAKFDLLLDLRETHDQAGRPAGVEGDLEHALDLFDASTARTLVRRLVRLLETVVADPAIRLGDVDVLDPAERDRVLHRWNDTARPVPDVFVEQLIARQASRTPDAIAVVGPDRTLTYAQLDARADRIAALLAERGVRPETAVAVSLPRTSDAVVALLAVLRAGGAYVPLDPGHPAERIAYVLEDTRPVCVIADATTAPRLDVASELLLRLDDPAVAERLTWPAAPPTTSAHGGSSAYVIHTSGSTGRPKGVAVTRRGMANLVGWAADHFTAEELSSVLLSTSLNFDVSVFELFTPLVVGGRVEVVENLTALVERGGWAGGLVSGVPSVFAQVLAAGVELDARAVVLAGEGLPASVYNDVRAALPGARIENIYGPTEATVYTLRWGTTAPEPLDGPAPTGRPLWNTRAYVLDAALRPVPPGTPGELYLAGEGLARGYVGRPALTAERFVADPFGRGGRLYRTGDLVRWGVDGRLEYLGRSDDQVKLRGFRIELGEVESALTRHAAVDRAAVVVREDRPGDKRLVGYVVGRAVDPDAVLDTVRAVLPAYMVPAALVVLDEFPLNANGKLDRRALPAPDAAEVGDAAPRTPAEEVLCAVFADVLGLERVGVDDGFFDLGGHSLLATRLISRVRAAMGVELPLRAVFEAPTPAMLAARATTAGAARKGVTPVERPEAVPLSFAQRRLWFLDRLEQAGGMYNIPIALRLSGDLDVTALRAALGDVLARHESLRTVFPDSEGTPRQLVIPAAEADGMLTRSFSVRTTDATVLRERLDDAAACTFDLSRELPLKVWLFELSPSEHVLLLVLHHIAGDGWSFTPLTRDLGHAYRARLAGRAPELPDLPVQYADYALWQAEVLGADGDADSAGAAQLEFWRRQLDGIPDALELPTDRRRPAAASHRGGLVPWRVDADLHADLLALARRSGTSLFMVVQAAISALLTRLGAGEDVVLGTAVAGRTDAALEDLVGFFVNTLVLRADTSGDPTFEELLGRVRRTDLAAFAHQDLPFDRLVDALNPERSVARHPLFQVMLVLQNVPEPDLDLPGLRLDLVDLGEGPAKFDLSFDLGETEAGLEGTIQFATDLFDRATVEALGARLTRVLRAVAADATTPVSALPVLGDGERAVVLDVWGRSASHRERGTIVGRFRAQVARAPRAVALVDGDRELTYAEVDARARALAHHLVAVGVRPETRVAVLARRTAERTVASLAVLYAGGAYVPLHDGNPAERHNLILADTSAAVLLTDRADLPAGLDAPARVVDLTAPLPPASDAALPAPHPEQLAYVIHTSGSTGVPKGAAVTHGDVAELVTDPVFTTGAHHRVLVHSSYAFDASTYEMWVPLLNGGTSIVDSPDEVDIAGLAAAIRRHGVTALWVTAGLFRVVAEEAPEALAPLREVWTGGDVVSEHAVAAVRRACPDLVVVNGYGPTETTVFASRHVLLPGDVAPSPLPIGVPMAGTALRVLDGRLQPVPPGVTGEVFVAGGKLARGYLARPGLTAERFVADPHGAPGDRMYRTGDLARWSREGGLEFVGRTDGQVKLRGFRIELGEVEAALTGRAGVTGAAVVVREDRPGERRLVAYLVGEAVDVAGARAAAAAALPDYSVPSAFVVLPELPLTVNGKLDRRALPAPRREAAPVTVPRTAVEEALAGVFADVLGVERVGVDDGFFDLGGDSIMSIQLVSRARTAGWVFTPRDVFELKTVRRLADVAVPLAERDDDVADGDGVGEVPLLPIVEWLRAGGGPVDGFNQSHLVATPAGLGRQHLVEALAAVLDHHDALRARLRRDDDRWALEVLPHGAVRAEEHVARVDVAGLAEDGLAAVIAEHTESARRALRPDDAVMARLVWFDAGPDAPGRLLVMAHHLVVDGVSWRILLPDLATAATAARLGVEPQLPPVRTSWRRWATRLAEAATEPRWAEQVPHWLATADTAQPSLAARPLDPRRDTLATARTAVVEVDPDVTTALLTTAPAAFRVSVDDVLLTGFGLAVREWLARRGERLPDALLVDREGHGRHEDAVAPGLDLSRTVGWFTNLYPVRVDVPPLRWDDVLAAGDPVGTALKQVKEGLRAVPDHGLGYGLLRHLNPDTAGKLAACPAPQIGFNYLGRTSVGATGRDWTPLTGAGGAVGDDGLPFAHVLEVNAFTEDGVDGPRLVAALSWPAALLDEPDVVELGRLWRDALAALAAHARDPRAGGLTPSDVALVPLSQKNIDRLEAMMRKARRS; encoded by the coding sequence ATGAGCAAGAAGTCCGCAGTCGAGGACGTCCTGCCGCTGTCGTCGTTGCAGGAGGGGTTCCTCTTCCACGCCCTGTACGACCGCGACGGCCTGGACGTCTACACCGTGCAGATGGCCACCGAGCTGACCGGCCCGGTGGACGTGCCCGCGCTGCGCGCCGCCGCCGACGCGCTGCTGCGCCGGCACGCCAACCTGCGCGTCGGGTTCCGGCACAAGGGGCTCGACCGGCCCGTGCAGGTGGTGCGCCGCGAGGTGCGCGCGCCGTGGCGGGAGGTCGACCTGACCGGCGGTGCCGACCCCGAGGCCGGGTACGCCGAGCTGGTCGACGAGGAGCGCGCCCGCCGCTTCGACATGGCCCGCGCGCCGCTGCTGAGGTTCGTGCTGGTCGTGCTGCCCGGCGGGGTGCACCGGCTGCTGCTGACCATGCACCACATCCTGATGGACGGCTGGTCCACGCCGGTGTTCCTGGACGAGCTGTTCACCCTCTACGAGCACGCGGGCGACGACTCGTCCATGCCCCGCGTCACGCCCTACCGCGACTACCTCGGCTGGCTCAAGCGCCAGGACGTCGACGGCGCGCTGGCCGCCTACGACGACGTGCTGGCCGGGCTCGACGGGCCGACGCTGGTCGGCTCGGCCGCGACCAACGCCCCCGTGGTGCCCGACGGGGTGCTGGTCGAGCTGGACGACGAGCTGACCGACGCGCTCACCCGCACCACCAGGGCCCGCGGCTGGACGATGAACACGCTCGCCCAGGGCGCCTGGGGCGTGGTGCTGGGCCGTTACCTCGGCCGCCGCGACGTGGTGTTCGGCGGCACGGTGTCCGGCCGGCCCGCCGAGCTGCCGGGCGTGGAGACGATGCTCGGCCTGTTCATCAACACGTTGCCCGTGCGCGTCACCTGGACCGCCGGGCAGTCCCTGGGCGAGCTGCTGACCGCCGTGCAGGACCGGCAGGCCGGGCTGATCGCGCACCAGCACGTCGGGCTGGCGGACGTGCAGCGGCGCACCGGCCACGGCGAGCTGTTCGACACCACGATGGTGTTCGAGAACTACCCGGTCGACGTGGACACCGCGCCCGTGCTGGGCGGCGGCGTGCGGATCACCGACTTCCAGGCCCGCGACGCCACGCACTACCCGATCAGCCTGGTCGGCCTGCCCGGAGAGCGGCTGGCGTTCCGCCTCGACCACCGGCCCGACGTGCTGGGCCGGGCGACCGTGGCGCGGATGGGGGAGTGGCTGCGGCTGGTGCTGCGCGCCATCGCCGCCGACCCGGACCGGCCGGTCGACGCGGTGGACCTGCTCGACGCGGCCGACCGCGACCGCATCCTGGTCGACTGGAACGCCACCGACCACGCCGTCGAGCCGCTGCACCTGACCGCGCTGCTGGACCGACAGGCGGCGGCCACCCCCGACGCGACCGCCGTCGTCCACGGCTCCGACGTCCGCACCTACGCCGGGCTGCACGCCGACGCCAACCGCCTCGCCCGCCTGCTGGTCGAGCACGGCGCCGGGCCGGAAAGCCTGGTGGCGGTGGCGCTTCCGCGCGGCGCGAGGCTGGTCACGACGCTGCTGGCGGTGCTCAAGACCGGTGCGGGCTACCTGCCGCTCGACCCCGACCAGCCGACCGAGCGGCTGGCCGACATGCTGGGCGAGACCCGGCCCGTGCGGCTGGTCACCGACGCCGCCCTCGCGCCTCGGCTGGCAGCGTTGGACGTGCCGGCGCTGATCGTGGACGAACTCGACTGCGCGTCCCGGTCCGCCGAGCCGCTGTCCGACGCGGACCGGCGTTCGCCGCTGCGGCTGGAGCACGCCGCCTACGTCATCTACACCTCCGGCTCCACGGGCCGGCCCAAGGGCACGCTGGTCGAGCACCGGGCGGCGGTGAACTACCTCCAGTGGTCGGTCGACGCCTACCCGTCCGTGCGGTCGGGCGTGTTCCTGCACTCGCCGGTCACGTTCGACCTCACGGTCACCGGCCTGTACGCGCCGCTGATCTCCGGCGGCGCGGTGCACCTGGGTGACCTGGCCGACGACGGCATCGACCCGGCGAGCCCCACGGCGGCCGGTTTCGCGTTCCTCAAGGGCACGCCGAGCCACCTGTCCGTGCTGGACGTGCTGCCGGACACCTACTCGCCGACCGCCGAACTCGTCCTCGGCGGCGAGCCCCTGCCCGGCGCGCAGCTCGACGTGTGGCGCAAGCGCCACCCCGGCGCCCGCGTGGTCAACGAGTACGGCCCCACGGAGACCACGGTCGGCTGCACGTCGCTGGTGGTCGAGCCGGACGACGAGATCCCCGCCGAGGTGCTGTCGCTGGGCCGTCCACTGTGGAACACGCAGGCGTACGTGCTGGACGACGCGCTGCGCCCGGTGCCGCCCGGTGTCGTGGGCGAGCTCTACATCGCGGGCGGGAACCTGGCCCGCGGCTACGTCGCCCGGCCCGGCCTCACCTCCGGCCGGTTCGTGGCCAACCCCTACGGCCCGGCCGGCTCCCGCATGTACCGCACCGGCGACCTGGCGCGGTGGGGCGAGCACGGCGACCTGCTGTTCGCGGGCCGCGCCGACGACCAGGTGAAGATCCGCGGCTACCGGGTCGAGCTGGGCGAGATCGAGTCCGTGCTGTCGCGGCACCCGGCGGTCGGCCCGGTCGGTGTGGTCGTGCGCGAGGACCAGCCCGGCGACCAGCGGCTCGTCGCCTACGTCGTGCCCGCCGAGGGCCGCGACTTCGACCCGACCGCCCTGCACGCGCACGTCACCGCCGCCGTGCCGGACTACATGGTGCCATCGGCGTTCGTGCGGCTGGACGCGTTGCCGTTGACGACCAACGGCAAGCTGGACCGCCGCGCCCTGCCCGCGCCGGACGTGGTCGGCGGCACCGCCGCGACCGGCCGCGCGCCGCGCAACTTCACCGAGGAAGTGCTGGTCGGCGTGTTCGCCACGGTCCTCAACCTGCCTTCGGTGGGCGTCGAGGACAGCTTCTTCGACCTCGGCGGCCACTCCCTGCTGGCCACCCGGCTCGTCAGCCGGGTCCGGTCCGTGCTGGACGTGGAGCTGTCCATCCGGTCGGTGTTCGAGGCGCCCACGCCCGCCGCGCTGGCGGCGCTGGCCGAACGCGCCCGCGGCACCCGCCAGGACGTGGAGGTGCTGCCGCGCCCGGACGTGCTGCCCCTGTCGCACGCCCAGCGCCGGCTGTGGTTCCTGGACCGGCTGGAGGAGGCGGCCGGCATGTACAACGTGCCGCTGCCGCTGCGCCTGACCGGGCGGCTGGACCGGGACGCGCTCGTGGCGGCGTTCGGCGACGTGGTGGCGCGGCACGAGTCGCTGCGCACCACGTTCCCGGAGGTCGACGGCGAACCGCGCCAGCACGTGCTCACCGCGCCCAGCCTGCCGGTCGTGCACGTCGAGGTGGACGAGGACGACCTGCCCGACGCCGTCGCCGCCGCGCTGGGCCACCGGTTCGACCTGGCCGCCGATCTGCCGTGCCGGGTGTGGTTGTTCGAGCTCGCGCCCGACGAGCACGTGGTGCTGTTCCTGGTGCACCACATCGCGGGCGACGGCTGGTCGTTGACGCCGATGCTGCGCGACCTGGGCACGGCCTACCGCGCCCGGCTCGCCGGCGAGGCACCGGACCTGCCGCCGCTGCCGTTGCAGTACGCGGACTACACGTTGTGGCAGCGGCGGGTGCTCGGGTCGGACGAGGAGGAGGGCAGCGCGCTCGCGGCGCAGGTCGAGTTCTGGCGCTCCCGGCTGGCCGGGCTGCCCGAGGTGCTGGAACTGCCCGCGGACCGGCCGCGCCCGGCCGTGGCGTCGTACCGGGGCGGGCGGGTGCCGTTCCGGCTGGACGCCGACACGCACACCCGGCTCGTCGCCCTGGCCCGGCAGACCCGCACGACGGTGTTCATGGTGCTCCAGGCCGCGGTGGCGGCGTTGTTGACGCGGTTGGGCGCGGGTACCGACATCCCGCTGGGGACGGCGGTGGCCGGTCGTTCCGACGAGGCGTTGGACGACCTGGTCGGGTTCTTCGTGAACACGTTGGTCCTGCGGACCGACACGTCCGGCGACCCGACGTTCAAGGAGCTGCTGGAGCGGGTCCGGCAGACGGACCTGGCGGCGTTGGCGCACCAGGACGTGCCGTTCGAGCGGCTGGTGGAGGTGCTCAACCCGCGCCGGTCGCTGGCCAGGCACCCGCTGTTCCAGGTGATGCTCGTGCTCCAGAACACGCCCGAGGCCGACCTGGACCTGCCCGACCTCGCCATCGACCTCGAAGAGGTGCCCGGCGGCGCGGCCAAGTTCGACCTGCTGCTGGACCTGCGCGAGACCCACGACCAGGCGGGCCGGCCGGCGGGCGTGGAAGGCGACCTGGAACACGCGCTGGACCTGTTCGACGCGTCCACCGCCCGCACGCTCGTGCGGCGGCTCGTGCGGCTGCTGGAGACCGTCGTCGCGGACCCGGCGATCCGCCTCGGGGACGTGGACGTGCTCGACCCCGCCGAACGCGACCGCGTGCTGCACCGGTGGAACGACACCGCGCGGCCCGTGCCGGACGTGTTCGTGGAACAGCTCATCGCCCGGCAGGCGAGCCGCACCCCTGACGCGATCGCCGTCGTCGGCCCCGACCGCACGCTCACCTACGCCCAGCTGGACGCCCGCGCCGACCGGATCGCCGCCCTGCTGGCGGAACGCGGCGTGCGGCCGGAGACGGCGGTCGCGGTCTCGTTGCCGCGCACGTCCGACGCCGTGGTGGCGCTGCTGGCGGTGCTGCGGGCGGGCGGCGCGTACGTGCCGCTGGACCCGGGCCACCCGGCCGAGCGGATCGCGTACGTGCTGGAGGACACGCGCCCGGTGTGCGTGATCGCCGACGCCACCACCGCGCCCCGGTTGGACGTGGCTTCCGAGCTGCTCCTGCGGCTGGACGACCCGGCCGTGGCCGAACGCCTCACCTGGCCGGCCGCGCCGCCTACCACCTCCGCCCACGGTGGGTCGTCGGCCTACGTCATCCACACCTCCGGCTCCACCGGCCGGCCCAAGGGCGTGGCCGTGACGCGGCGCGGCATGGCGAACCTCGTCGGCTGGGCCGCCGACCACTTCACCGCCGAGGAGCTGTCCTCGGTGCTGCTGTCCACCTCGCTGAACTTCGACGTGTCGGTGTTCGAGCTGTTCACGCCGCTCGTCGTCGGCGGGCGGGTGGAGGTGGTGGAGAACCTGACCGCCCTGGTGGAGCGCGGCGGCTGGGCCGGTGGCCTGGTCAGCGGTGTGCCGTCGGTGTTCGCGCAGGTGTTGGCGGCCGGCGTCGAGCTGGACGCGCGGGCCGTCGTGCTCGCCGGGGAGGGCCTGCCCGCGAGCGTCTACAACGACGTGCGCGCCGCCCTGCCCGGCGCCCGGATCGAGAACATCTACGGCCCCACCGAGGCCACCGTCTACACGCTCCGGTGGGGCACGACGGCACCCGAACCGCTCGACGGGCCCGCGCCGACCGGCCGTCCGCTGTGGAACACCCGCGCGTACGTGCTGGACGCCGCGCTGCGGCCCGTGCCGCCCGGCACACCCGGCGAGCTGTACCTGGCGGGCGAGGGCCTGGCCCGCGGTTACGTCGGCCGGCCCGCGCTGACCGCCGAGCGGTTCGTGGCCGACCCGTTCGGCCGGGGCGGGCGGCTGTACCGCACCGGCGACCTCGTGCGCTGGGGCGTGGACGGCCGACTGGAGTACCTGGGCCGCTCGGACGACCAGGTGAAGCTGCGCGGCTTCCGCATCGAGCTGGGCGAGGTCGAGTCCGCGCTGACCCGGCACGCCGCCGTGGACCGCGCCGCCGTGGTGGTCCGCGAGGACCGGCCGGGGGACAAGCGGCTCGTCGGCTACGTCGTCGGCCGCGCCGTCGACCCGGACGCCGTGCTCGACACCGTCCGCGCGGTCCTGCCGGCGTACATGGTGCCCGCCGCGCTGGTCGTGCTGGACGAGTTCCCGTTGAACGCCAACGGCAAGCTCGACCGCCGCGCCCTGCCCGCCCCGGACGCCGCCGAGGTCGGCGACGCCGCACCGCGCACCCCCGCCGAGGAGGTGCTGTGCGCGGTGTTCGCCGACGTGCTCGGGCTGGAGCGGGTCGGCGTGGACGACGGGTTCTTCGACCTCGGCGGCCACTCGCTGCTCGCCACCCGCCTGATCAGCCGGGTGCGTGCGGCGATGGGCGTGGAACTACCGCTGCGCGCGGTGTTCGAAGCGCCCACGCCCGCGATGCTCGCCGCCCGCGCCACCACGGCGGGCGCGGCGCGCAAGGGCGTCACCCCCGTCGAACGGCCCGAGGCGGTGCCGCTGTCGTTCGCCCAGCGCCGCCTGTGGTTCCTGGACCGGCTGGAGCAGGCGGGCGGGATGTACAACATCCCGATCGCGCTGCGGTTGTCCGGCGACCTGGACGTGACCGCGCTGCGCGCCGCCCTCGGCGACGTCCTGGCCCGGCACGAGTCGCTGCGCACGGTCTTCCCCGACTCCGAGGGCACGCCGCGCCAGCTCGTGATCCCGGCCGCCGAGGCGGACGGGATGCTGACCCGGTCGTTCAGCGTGCGCACCACCGACGCGACCGTGCTCCGGGAGCGGCTGGACGACGCGGCGGCGTGCACCTTCGACCTGTCCCGCGAGCTGCCGCTCAAGGTGTGGCTGTTCGAGCTGTCGCCGTCGGAGCACGTGCTGCTGCTGGTGCTGCACCACATCGCGGGCGACGGCTGGTCGTTCACGCCGCTGACCCGCGACCTCGGCCACGCCTACCGGGCCCGCCTCGCCGGGCGCGCGCCCGAGCTGCCGGACCTGCCCGTGCAGTACGCGGACTACGCGTTGTGGCAGGCCGAGGTGCTCGGCGCGGACGGTGACGCGGACTCGGCGGGCGCGGCGCAGCTCGAGTTCTGGCGGCGACAGCTCGACGGCATCCCCGACGCGCTGGAGCTGCCCACCGACCGGCGCCGACCCGCCGCGGCCTCCCACCGGGGCGGTCTGGTGCCCTGGCGCGTGGACGCCGACCTGCACGCGGACCTGCTGGCGCTGGCCCGCCGCAGCGGCACCAGCCTGTTCATGGTGGTCCAAGCCGCGATCTCGGCATTGCTGACCCGGCTGGGCGCGGGGGAGGACGTGGTGCTCGGCACCGCCGTCGCGGGCCGCACGGACGCCGCGCTGGAGGACCTGGTCGGGTTCTTCGTCAACACGCTGGTGCTGCGCGCCGACACGTCCGGCGACCCGACCTTCGAGGAGCTGCTGGGCCGCGTGCGGCGGACCGACCTGGCCGCGTTCGCGCACCAGGACCTGCCGTTCGACCGGCTCGTGGACGCGCTCAACCCGGAGCGGTCCGTGGCGCGGCACCCGCTGTTCCAGGTGATGCTCGTGCTGCAGAACGTGCCCGAGCCCGACCTGGACCTGCCGGGACTGCGCCTGGACCTCGTGGACCTCGGCGAGGGACCGGCGAAGTTCGACCTGTCGTTCGACCTGGGTGAGACCGAGGCGGGCCTGGAAGGCACCATCCAGTTCGCCACCGACCTGTTCGACCGCGCCACCGTCGAAGCCCTCGGCGCGCGGCTCACCCGCGTGCTGCGGGCCGTCGCCGCCGACGCCACCACACCGGTCAGCGCCCTGCCCGTCCTCGGCGACGGCGAACGCGCCGTCGTGCTGGACGTCTGGGGCCGCAGCGCCTCGCACCGGGAACGCGGCACCATCGTGGGCCGGTTCCGCGCGCAGGTCGCCAGGGCACCGCGGGCCGTGGCCCTGGTGGACGGCGACCGCGAGCTGACCTACGCCGAGGTGGACGCCCGCGCCCGGGCGCTCGCCCACCACCTGGTCGCGGTCGGCGTGCGGCCCGAGACGCGGGTGGCCGTGCTCGCCCGCCGCACCGCCGAACGGACCGTCGCGAGCCTCGCCGTGCTGTACGCGGGCGGCGCGTACGTGCCGCTGCACGACGGCAACCCGGCCGAGCGGCACAACCTCATCCTCGCCGACACGTCCGCGGCGGTCCTGCTCACCGACCGCGCCGACCTGCCCGCCGGTCTCGACGCCCCGGCGCGCGTGGTGGACCTGACGGCACCGCTGCCGCCGGCGTCCGACGCCGCACTGCCCGCGCCGCACCCCGAGCAGCTGGCCTACGTCATCCACACCTCCGGCTCCACGGGTGTGCCGAAGGGCGCGGCCGTCACCCACGGCGACGTGGCCGAGCTGGTCACCGACCCGGTCTTCACCACGGGCGCGCACCACCGCGTCCTCGTGCACTCCTCCTACGCCTTCGACGCGAGCACCTACGAGATGTGGGTGCCGCTGCTCAACGGCGGCACGTCGATCGTCGACTCGCCCGACGAGGTGGACATCGCCGGCCTGGCCGCCGCGATCCGCCGCCACGGCGTGACCGCGCTGTGGGTGACCGCCGGCTTGTTCCGGGTCGTCGCGGAGGAGGCGCCGGAGGCCCTGGCGCCGCTGCGCGAGGTGTGGACGGGTGGTGACGTGGTGTCCGAGCACGCGGTGGCCGCTGTGCGGCGGGCGTGCCCGGACCTGGTGGTGGTCAACGGCTACGGTCCCACCGAGACCACGGTGTTCGCCTCGCGCCACGTGCTGCTGCCCGGTGACGTGGCACCGAGCCCGCTGCCGATCGGCGTCCCGATGGCGGGCACCGCGCTGCGCGTCCTGGACGGCCGGCTCCAGCCCGTGCCGCCGGGCGTGACCGGCGAGGTGTTCGTCGCGGGCGGCAAGCTCGCCCGCGGCTACCTGGCCCGGCCGGGGCTCACCGCCGAGCGGTTCGTCGCCGACCCGCACGGCGCGCCCGGCGACCGCATGTACCGCACCGGCGACCTGGCCCGCTGGTCCCGCGAGGGCGGGCTGGAGTTCGTCGGCCGCACCGACGGCCAGGTGAAGCTGCGCGGCTTCCGCATCGAGCTCGGCGAGGTCGAGGCCGCGCTGACCGGTCGGGCGGGCGTCACGGGCGCGGCGGTCGTGGTCCGCGAGGACCGGCCCGGTGAACGCCGCCTCGTCGCCTACCTGGTCGGCGAGGCCGTGGACGTGGCCGGTGCGCGGGCCGCCGCCGCGGCCGCCCTGCCGGACTACTCGGTGCCGTCGGCGTTCGTGGTGCTCCCGGAGTTGCCGCTGACCGTCAACGGCAAGCTCGACCGCCGCGCACTGCCGGCGCCGCGGCGGGAGGCGGCGCCGGTCACCGTGCCGCGCACCGCGGTGGAGGAGGCGCTGGCGGGCGTGTTCGCCGACGTGCTCGGCGTCGAGCGGGTCGGCGTGGACGACGGGTTCTTCGACCTCGGCGGCGACAGCATCATGTCGATCCAGCTCGTCAGCCGCGCCCGCACGGCCGGCTGGGTGTTCACCCCGCGTGACGTGTTCGAGCTGAAGACCGTCCGCCGCCTGGCCGACGTCGCCGTGCCGCTGGCCGAGCGGGACGACGACGTGGCCGACGGCGACGGTGTCGGCGAGGTGCCGCTGCTGCCGATCGTGGAGTGGCTGCGGGCGGGCGGCGGTCCGGTCGACGGGTTCAACCAGTCGCACCTGGTCGCCACGCCCGCAGGCCTCGGCCGACAGCACCTGGTGGAGGCCTTGGCCGCCGTGCTGGACCACCACGACGCCCTGCGTGCCCGGCTGCGCCGCGACGACGACCGGTGGGCGCTGGAAGTGCTGCCGCACGGCGCGGTGAGGGCCGAGGAGCACGTGGCCCGCGTGGACGTCGCCGGGCTCGCCGAGGACGGGCTGGCGGCCGTGATCGCGGAGCACACCGAGTCCGCCCGCCGCGCCCTGCGGCCCGACGACGCGGTGATGGCGCGCCTGGTGTGGTTCGACGCCGGGCCCGACGCGCCCGGCCGGCTGCTGGTCATGGCGCACCACCTGGTCGTGGACGGCGTGTCGTGGCGGATCCTGCTGCCCGACCTCGCCACCGCCGCGACGGCCGCCCGGCTGGGTGTGGAGCCGCAACTGCCGCCGGTGCGCACGTCGTGGCGGCGGTGGGCGACCCGCCTGGCGGAAGCGGCGACCGAACCGCGGTGGGCCGAGCAGGTGCCGCACTGGCTGGCCACCGCCGACACCGCCCAGCCGTCCCTCGCCGCACGTCCCCTCGACCCGCGCCGCGACACCCTCGCCACCGCGCGCACCGCGGTGGTCGAGGTGGACCCGGACGTCACCACGGCGCTGCTGACGACCGCGCCCGCCGCGTTCCGGGTCAGCGTGGACGACGTGCTGCTCACCGGCTTCGGGCTGGCCGTGCGCGAGTGGCTGGCCCGGCGCGGCGAGCGGCTGCCCGACGCGCTGCTGGTGGACCGCGAGGGCCACGGCCGGCACGAGGACGCGGTCGCGCCCGGCCTGGACCTGTCCCGCACGGTCGGCTGGTTCACCAACCTCTACCCGGTGCGGGTCGACGTACCGCCGCTGCGGTGGGACGACGTGCTCGCGGCCGGCGACCCCGTCGGAACGGCGCTCAAGCAGGTCAAGGAGGGCCTGCGCGCGGTGCCCGACCACGGCCTGGGCTACGGCCTGCTGCGCCACCTCAACCCGGACACCGCGGGCAAGCTCGCCGCCTGCCCCGCGCCGCAGATCGGCTTCAACTACCTGGGCCGCACGAGCGTCGGCGCGACCGGCCGCGACTGGACCCCGTTGACCGGGGCGGGCGGCGCGGTCGGCGACGACGGCCTGCCGTTCGCGCACGTGCTGGAGGTCAACGCCTTCACCGAGGACGGCGTGGACGGGCCCCGCCTGGTCGCGGCCCTGTCGTGGCCCGCCGCCCTGCTGGACGAACCGGACGTGGTCGAGCTGGGCCGGCTGTGGCGCGACGCCCTGGCCGCGCTCGCCGCGCACGCCCGCGACCCGCGCGCCGGCGGCCTCACGCCCTCCGACGTGGCGCTGGTCCCCCTGTCGCAGAAGAACATCGACCGCCTGGAGGCCATGATGAGGAAGGCCCGCCGATCATGA